In Pseudomonas sp. ADAK18, a single window of DNA contains:
- a CDS encoding translocation/assembly module TamB domain-containing protein, producing the protein MTRGLKIAGLAILAVLALLVLALWTVLGTQAGSRWALSQVPGLTVENFQGRLGGQWSADHLLWQQDGSRVELNAPKFDWSPGCLMRMTLCINQLDVEQVSLQFPPSTEESSGPITLPELKLPVAIQLGEVRVGSLLFNGSEELKGLQLAAHWTAEGMKIDSVHLQRDDLVLDLSGLLQPTGDWPLTATGNLSLPYAPGGAPWTVALKVDGDLLKTLKLDADSSGYLPGKLSGELQPLVENLPAQVRITADGFKASADLPDTLQLNQLDLTAKGDLKNGYQLLGKAVLPAEKGPVDLLLQGKVDAKGAQIAGLDLNAGDKQSLKLSAQLDWQQGFSADAKIDWLDFPWHRLYPLIDEPQVALRTFNGEVSYKDGNYLGNFKADLDGPAGKFSLSSPFSGDLKQVFLPELKLAAGQGKAEGHLNLQFADGIAWDTALDLSAINPAYWVAELPGTLAGPLRSKGEMKNQQLKLNADLDLKGRLRGQPAVLQAKAEGAGEQWTLSALDIRLGDNRINGSGSLQQRLAGQIDIKLARLAQLWPQLRGQVNGRLDVAGTLQAPQGKLNVLGQQLAFEDNRLQNLTLDASLDNAQRAKIDLKGSGIQAGETQVGTLTASAQGDIKSQKVQLDLAGPLLKLALALDGNLDKGNWRGRLASGDVQAGGQDWKLQAPAKIERLADGKLTFSAHCWVSGPASLCGEDQRLMPEPKLRYHLKQFPIDSLAQWLPKDFAWKGKLNADVQLDLPASGPQGVVSVDASGGTLRVKDKDQWLDFPYDTLKLETTLNPKRIDTQLNFRGGKLGELLLQAQINPLPKNKPLTGNFSLTGLDLAVARPFVPMVEKLNGKLNGNGRLSGGLLAPQVNGSVNLVGGEISGPELPISLEDLNIQALIAGESVQLNGGWKSGKAGQGSVKGQIDWGQALAVDISLQGTQLPVTVEPYAELEVVPDLKITLKHDKLAIAGKVQIPKGDITVRELPPSTVKVSDDTVILGSQTEEGKPPMAMAMDIDVEVGKDTLNFAGFGLTAKVQGHVHIGDNMDTRGELWLNDGRYRAYGQRLNVRRARLLFAGPIDQPYLDIEAIRQTDDVIAGIRLSGSAEQPTTQIFSEPAMSQEQALSYLVLGRPLSTTGEDNNMLAQAALGLGLMGSAGVTSDIANKLGIQDFDLDTQGSGNNTAVVASGKISEKLSLRYGVGVFEPANTIALRYLLSKKVYLEVASGVASSLDIFYKRDF; encoded by the coding sequence GTGACGCGTGGTTTGAAAATAGCGGGGCTGGCCATTCTTGCCGTCCTGGCATTACTGGTGCTGGCACTGTGGACAGTGCTCGGCACTCAGGCGGGCAGTCGCTGGGCATTGAGTCAGGTACCGGGTTTGACCGTGGAAAATTTCCAAGGGCGCCTGGGCGGGCAGTGGAGTGCCGATCATCTGCTGTGGCAACAAGACGGCAGCCGGGTCGAGCTCAACGCGCCGAAGTTTGATTGGTCACCGGGGTGCCTGATGCGCATGACCCTGTGCATCAACCAACTGGACGTGGAGCAGGTCAGCCTGCAATTCCCTCCCAGTACGGAAGAAAGCAGCGGCCCCATCACCTTGCCTGAGTTGAAGTTGCCGGTGGCGATCCAACTGGGCGAAGTCCGTGTCGGCAGCCTGCTGTTTAACGGCAGCGAGGAGCTCAAGGGCCTGCAACTGGCGGCGCACTGGACCGCAGAGGGCATGAAGATTGACTCGGTGCACCTGCAACGGGATGACCTGGTCCTCGACTTGTCCGGCTTGCTGCAACCCACCGGAGATTGGCCACTGACGGCGACGGGTAACCTGAGTTTGCCCTACGCCCCGGGCGGTGCACCGTGGACGGTGGCGCTCAAGGTCGATGGTGACTTGCTCAAGACCCTCAAACTCGACGCTGACAGCAGCGGCTATCTGCCGGGTAAGCTCAGCGGCGAGCTGCAACCGTTGGTAGAAAACCTGCCGGCGCAAGTGCGCATTACCGCCGATGGGTTCAAGGCCAGTGCCGATTTACCCGATACCCTGCAACTCAATCAGCTGGATCTGACGGCCAAGGGCGACCTGAAAAACGGCTACCAACTGCTGGGCAAGGCGGTGTTACCCGCAGAAAAAGGCCCGGTGGATCTACTGCTACAAGGCAAGGTCGACGCCAAGGGTGCGCAAATCGCTGGCCTGGACCTGAATGCCGGCGATAAGCAAAGCCTCAAGCTCAGCGCCCAGTTGGACTGGCAGCAAGGCTTCAGTGCTGACGCCAAGATCGACTGGCTGGACTTCCCCTGGCATCGCCTCTACCCGTTGATCGACGAACCCCAAGTCGCGTTGCGTACCTTCAATGGAGAAGTCTCTTACAAAGATGGCAACTACTTGGGCAACTTCAAGGCCGACCTCGATGGCCCCGCCGGCAAGTTCAGCCTGAGCAGCCCATTCAGTGGCGACCTCAAGCAAGTGTTCCTGCCGGAGCTGAAACTGGCCGCAGGTCAAGGCAAGGCCGAAGGCCACCTCAACCTGCAATTCGCCGATGGCATCGCTTGGGACACTGCGCTGGACCTGTCGGCGATCAACCCGGCGTACTGGGTCGCGGAACTGCCGGGCACGCTTGCCGGTCCGTTGCGCAGCAAGGGCGAGATGAAAAACCAGCAGCTTAAGCTCAATGCCGACCTGGACCTCAAGGGTCGCTTGCGCGGCCAGCCGGCCGTGCTCCAGGCCAAGGCCGAAGGCGCGGGCGAGCAATGGACACTCAGTGCTCTGGATATTCGACTCGGCGACAACCGCATCAACGGCAGTGGCAGCCTGCAACAACGCCTGGCCGGGCAGATTGATATCAAGCTGGCGCGCCTGGCTCAGCTGTGGCCGCAACTGCGCGGGCAGGTCAATGGCCGTCTCGACGTGGCCGGCACACTTCAGGCACCTCAGGGCAAGCTCAACGTGTTGGGTCAGCAACTGGCGTTTGAAGACAACCGCCTGCAAAACCTGACCCTGGACGCCAGCCTGGACAACGCCCAGCGAGCCAAGATCGACCTTAAGGGCAGCGGCATTCAAGCCGGTGAAACCCAGGTCGGCACGCTGACCGCCAGCGCCCAGGGCGATATCAAGAGTCAGAAAGTCCAGTTGGACCTGGCCGGCCCGTTGCTCAAGCTCGCTTTGGCCCTTGATGGCAACTTGGACAAGGGCAACTGGCGCGGACGTTTGGCCAGCGGCGACGTGCAAGCTGGCGGGCAGGACTGGAAGCTGCAAGCCCCAGCGAAAATCGAACGCCTGGCAGACGGCAAGCTGACCTTTTCTGCCCACTGCTGGGTGTCTGGCCCCGCGAGCTTGTGTGGTGAAGACCAGCGTCTGATGCCCGAGCCGAAGCTGCGTTACCACCTCAAGCAATTTCCCATCGACAGCCTGGCGCAATGGCTGCCCAAGGATTTCGCCTGGAAGGGCAAACTCAACGCCGACGTGCAACTCGACCTGCCGGCCAGTGGCCCCCAAGGCGTGGTGTCGGTGGATGCCAGTGGCGGTACTTTACGGGTCAAGGACAAGGACCAGTGGCTGGATTTCCCTTATGACACCCTCAAACTGGAAACCACCCTCAACCCCAAGCGCATCGACACCCAGCTGAACTTCCGTGGCGGTAAGCTGGGGGAACTGCTGTTGCAGGCGCAGATCAATCCTCTGCCTAAAAACAAACCGTTGACCGGCAACTTCAGCCTCACCGGGCTGGATTTGGCGGTAGCCCGACCGTTTGTGCCGATGGTGGAAAAACTTAACGGCAAGCTCAACGGTAACGGTCGTCTGTCCGGTGGCCTGCTGGCACCCCAGGTCAACGGCAGCGTGAACCTTGTAGGCGGCGAGATTTCCGGGCCTGAATTGCCCATCAGCCTTGAAGACCTGAACATCCAGGCCTTGATCGCTGGCGAAAGCGTGCAACTCAATGGAGGCTGGAAAAGCGGTAAAGCCGGGCAGGGCAGCGTGAAGGGCCAGATCGACTGGGGCCAGGCCCTGGCCGTCGACATCAGCCTGCAAGGCACGCAACTACCGGTGACCGTGGAGCCTTACGCGGAACTGGAAGTGGTCCCCGACCTGAAAATCACCCTGAAGCACGACAAGCTGGCCATCGCCGGCAAAGTGCAGATCCCCAAGGGCGACATCACCGTGCGTGAATTGCCGCCCTCGACGGTCAAGGTCTCTGATGACACGGTGATCCTCGGCAGCCAGACCGAGGAAGGCAAGCCGCCGATGGCGATGGCCATGGACATCGATGTGGAAGTCGGTAAGGACACGTTGAACTTCGCCGGATTCGGCCTGACCGCCAAGGTGCAAGGCCACGTACACATCGGCGACAACATGGACACCCGTGGCGAGCTGTGGCTCAACGACGGCCGCTACCGCGCCTATGGCCAGCGCCTCAATGTGCGTCGGGCACGGCTGCTGTTCGCCGGGCCTATCGACCAGCCGTACCTGGACATCGAAGCCATCCGCCAGACTGACGACGTGATCGCCGGTATCCGCCTGAGCGGCAGCGCCGAGCAGCCCACTACGCAAATCTTCTCGGAACCGGCCATGAGTCAGGAGCAGGCTTTGTCCTATCTGGTGTTGGGGCGTCCGCTGAGCACCACCGGCGAAGATAACAACATGTTGGCCCAGGCGGCCTTGGGGCTGGGGTTGATGGGTAGTGCAGGGGTGACGTCGGATATTGCCAATAAACTGGGGATCCAGGACTTCGACCTCGACACCCAGGGCAGTGGCAACAATACCGCCGTGGTGGCCAGCGGCAAGATCTCGGAAAAACTCAGTTTGCGCTATGGCGTCGGGGTGTTTGAGCCGGCCAATACCATCGCCTTGCGGTACTTGCTGAGCAAGAAGGTGTACCTGGAAGTGGCCAGCGGCGTGGCCAGCTCGCTGGATATTTTCTATAAGCGGGATTTCTAG
- a CDS encoding efflux RND transporter periplasmic adaptor subunit — MATAETNNTSQQPADTSNPGKRKFMLLVLALIVILGVLGVWGWYEFYGRWSESTDDAYVNGNVVEITPLVTGTVVSIGADDGDLVHEGQVLINFDPNDAEVGLQSAQANLARTVRQVRGLYSNVDGMKAQVNAQKAEVQTAQDNYNRRKNLAQGGAISLEELSHARDSLTSANNALASLEQQLKTTNALVDDTVISSHPDVQAAAAQLRQAYLTNARSTLIAPVTGYVAKRTVQLGQRVQPGTALMAVIPLDQLWIDANFKETQLRQMRIGQPVDIEADIYGSDVKFSGSVDSLGAGTGSAFALLPAQNATGNWIKIVQRVPVRIHINAEELAKNPLRVGLSTVVNVNLHDQSGPVLAQQAPQKASFSTNVYDRQLAEADAMITQLIHDNSLAAPKAVQR; from the coding sequence ATGGCCACTGCCGAAACAAACAACACAAGCCAACAACCCGCCGACACCAGCAACCCGGGCAAACGTAAATTCATGCTGCTGGTCCTGGCGCTGATCGTCATCCTCGGCGTCCTAGGTGTATGGGGCTGGTACGAGTTCTACGGACGCTGGAGCGAAAGCACTGACGACGCCTACGTGAACGGCAACGTGGTGGAAATCACCCCGCTGGTGACCGGCACCGTGGTGAGTATCGGTGCCGACGATGGTGACCTGGTCCATGAGGGCCAGGTGCTGATCAACTTCGACCCCAACGATGCCGAAGTCGGCCTGCAAAGTGCCCAGGCCAATCTGGCCCGCACGGTACGTCAGGTGCGTGGTTTGTACAGCAACGTCGATGGCATGAAAGCCCAGGTCAATGCACAGAAAGCCGAAGTGCAAACCGCCCAGGACAATTACAACCGTCGGAAAAACCTGGCGCAGGGCGGGGCGATTTCCCTGGAGGAGCTCTCCCACGCTCGTGACAGTTTGACCTCGGCGAATAACGCGCTGGCCAGCCTCGAGCAGCAACTCAAAACCACCAACGCATTGGTGGACGATACGGTGATTTCTTCGCACCCGGACGTGCAGGCTGCCGCCGCGCAATTGCGCCAGGCTTACCTGACCAACGCCCGCAGCACCCTGATTGCACCGGTCACCGGTTACGTGGCTAAGCGCACCGTGCAACTGGGCCAGCGTGTACAACCGGGTACCGCGTTGATGGCGGTGATCCCCCTGGATCAACTGTGGATCGACGCCAACTTCAAGGAAACCCAACTGCGCCAGATGCGCATTGGCCAACCGGTGGATATCGAAGCTGATATCTACGGCAGCGACGTCAAGTTCAGCGGTAGCGTGGACAGCCTCGGCGCCGGGACCGGCAGTGCCTTTGCCTTGCTGCCGGCGCAGAACGCCACTGGTAACTGGATCAAGATCGTGCAGCGGGTGCCGGTGCGGATTCATATCAATGCCGAAGAGCTGGCCAAGAATCCGTTGCGGGTTGGCTTGTCCACCGTGGTCAACGTCAACCTGCACGACCAGAGCGGCCCGGTGTTAGCCCAGCAAGCACCACAAAAGGCTTCGTTCAGCACCAACGTGTACGACCGTCAGTTGGCCGAGGCTGATGCAATGATCACCCAGCTTATCCATGACAACAGCCTGGCCGCTCCCAAGGCTGTCCAGCGCTGA
- a CDS encoding DHA2 family efflux MFS transporter permease subunit: MSNNASFTPPSLLMATIGLSLATFMQVLDTTIANVALPTISGNLGVSSEQGTWVITSFAVSNAIALPLTGWLSRRFGEVKLFLWATILFVLASFLCGVSTSMPELIGFRVLQGLVAGPLYPMTQTLLIAVYPPARRGMALALLAMVTVVAPIAGPILGGWITDSYSWPWIFFINVPIGIFAVMVVRFQLKKRPVVTSHQPMDYVGLLSLIVGVGALQIILDKGNDLDWFESNFIVIGAVISVIALAVFIIWEMTDKHPVVNLRLFAHRNFRIGTIVLVLGYAGFFGINLILPQWLQTQMGYTATWAGLAVAPIGILPVLMSPFVGKYAHKFDLRLLAGLAFLAIGVSCFMRAGFTNEVDFQHIALVQLFMGIGVALFFMPTLSILMSDLPPHQIADGAGLATFLRTLGGSFAASLTTWIWIRRADQHHAYMSESMTTYDSATRDALNALGGAGHKAYAQLDQILTSQAYMMSTVDYFTLLGWMFMGLIVIVWLAKPPFAAKAGPEASGH; this comes from the coding sequence ATGAGCAATAACGCCTCCTTCACGCCGCCCAGTTTGCTGATGGCCACCATCGGCTTGTCCCTGGCAACCTTCATGCAGGTGCTCGATACCACCATCGCCAACGTGGCGTTGCCGACTATTTCCGGCAACCTGGGCGTGAGTTCGGAGCAGGGCACCTGGGTCATCACCTCGTTTGCCGTGAGTAACGCCATCGCCTTGCCGCTGACCGGCTGGCTGAGCCGTCGCTTCGGTGAGGTGAAGCTGTTTCTTTGGGCCACCATCCTGTTCGTACTGGCCTCGTTTCTCTGTGGTGTTTCCACCTCGATGCCTGAGCTGATTGGCTTCCGGGTGCTGCAAGGTTTGGTGGCCGGTCCGCTGTATCCGATGACCCAGACGTTACTGATCGCCGTCTACCCGCCGGCGAGGCGAGGCATGGCCTTGGCGTTGCTGGCGATGGTCACGGTGGTGGCGCCGATTGCGGGGCCGATTCTCGGTGGCTGGATCACCGACAGCTATAGTTGGCCGTGGATCTTCTTCATCAACGTGCCCATCGGTATCTTTGCGGTGATGGTGGTGCGCTTCCAACTGAAGAAGCGGCCAGTGGTTACCAGTCACCAGCCGATGGATTACGTTGGGTTGCTGAGCCTGATTGTCGGCGTCGGTGCCCTGCAGATCATCCTCGACAAGGGCAATGACCTGGATTGGTTCGAGTCGAACTTTATCGTTATCGGTGCGGTGATTTCGGTGATTGCCCTGGCGGTGTTCATCATCTGGGAAATGACCGACAAGCACCCGGTGGTCAACCTGCGGTTGTTTGCTCACCGCAACTTCCGTATCGGCACCATTGTGTTGGTGCTGGGCTATGCCGGGTTCTTTGGGATCAACCTGATCCTGCCGCAATGGTTGCAGACCCAGATGGGCTACACCGCCACCTGGGCCGGGCTTGCGGTAGCACCCATCGGGATTCTGCCGGTGCTGATGTCGCCCTTTGTTGGCAAGTATGCCCACAAGTTTGACTTGCGCCTGTTGGCCGGGCTGGCGTTCCTCGCCATTGGCGTGAGCTGTTTCATGCGCGCAGGCTTTACCAATGAAGTGGACTTCCAGCACATCGCCCTGGTGCAGTTGTTCATGGGTATTGGTGTGGCGCTGTTCTTCATGCCGACCTTGAGCATCCTGATGTCCGACCTGCCACCGCACCAGATTGCCGATGGCGCGGGCCTGGCGACCTTTCTGCGGACCTTGGGCGGTAGCTTTGCGGCATCCTTGACCACCTGGATCTGGATTCGCCGGGCGGATCAGCACCACGCTTACATGAGCGAAAGCATGACGACCTACGACTCAGCCACCCGCGACGCGTTGAATGCGCTGGGCGGGGCAGGGCACAAGGCGTATGCGCAGTTGGATCAGATACTGACGAGCCAGGCGTACATGATGTCCACCGTGGATTACTTCACGTTGCTGGGGTGGATGTTCATGGGGTTGATCGTGATTGTGTGGCTGGCCAAGCCGCCGTTTGCCGCGAAGGCGGGGCCGGAGGCAAGCGGGCACTAG
- a CDS encoding MarR family winged helix-turn-helix transcriptional regulator — protein MKHFTPENFHNCNLGLLLGRAASLKDRIIDTHMEPHGITAAQFKVLINMAQFGVDTPAELCRNLSLDSGSMTRMLDRLEQKDLLARKRSEQDRRQVQLVLTAEGQRVADMLPHIGAQALNQLAGALEPGELKTLEDILTKILVAAGDAMTIQRIGGK, from the coding sequence ATGAAACACTTCACCCCCGAAAACTTCCATAACTGCAACCTGGGACTCCTGCTGGGCCGCGCTGCCTCGCTCAAGGACCGGATCATTGACACCCATATGGAACCGCACGGCATCACCGCCGCGCAGTTCAAGGTGTTGATCAATATGGCCCAATTCGGCGTCGACACCCCGGCGGAGCTGTGCCGCAACCTGTCCCTGGACAGCGGATCAATGACCCGCATGCTCGACCGCCTGGAGCAAAAAGACCTGTTGGCGCGCAAGCGTTCCGAGCAGGACCGGCGCCAGGTGCAGTTGGTGCTGACCGCTGAAGGCCAGCGTGTAGCGGACATGCTGCCGCATATCGGTGCCCAGGCCTTGAACCAACTGGCCGGGGCGTTGGAGCCGGGCGAACTGAAAACCCTGGAAGACATCTTGACGAAAATTCTCGTGGCTGCAGGTGATGCAATGACCATTCAGCGAATAGGTGGGAAATGA
- a CDS encoding peptidylprolyl isomerase: MTQVKLTTNHGDIVIELNAEKAPITVANFIEYVKAGHYENTVFHRVIGNFMVQGGGFEPGMKEKKDKRPSIQNEADNGLSNDKYTVAMARTMEPHSASAQFFINVADNSFLNHSGKNVQGWGYAVFGKVTAGTDIVDKIKGVQTTSKAGHQDVPVDDVIVEKAEIVE, encoded by the coding sequence ATGACTCAAGTCAAACTGACCACCAACCACGGTGACATCGTCATCGAGTTGAACGCCGAGAAAGCGCCGATCACCGTCGCCAACTTCATCGAGTACGTTAAAGCCGGCCACTACGAAAACACTGTTTTCCACCGTGTGATCGGTAACTTCATGGTCCAGGGCGGCGGTTTCGAGCCAGGCATGAAAGAAAAGAAAGACAAGCGTCCAAGCATCCAGAACGAAGCGGACAACGGCCTTTCCAACGACAAGTACACCGTCGCCATGGCCCGTACCATGGAGCCGCATTCGGCCTCCGCGCAGTTCTTCATCAACGTGGCCGACAACAGCTTCCTGAACCACAGCGGCAAGAACGTGCAGGGTTGGGGTTACGCGGTATTCGGCAAAGTGACTGCCGGCACTGACATTGTCGACAAGATCAAAGGCGTACAGACCACCAGCAAGGCCGGTCACCAGGACGTCCCGGTAGACGACGTGATCGTCGAGAAAGCCGAGATCGTTGAGTGA
- the lpxH gene encoding UDP-2,3-diacylglucosamine diphosphatase, giving the protein MILLISDLHLEEERPDITRAFLDLLNGRARSAQALYILGDFFEAWIGDDGMTPFQRSICEALRELSDSGTQIFIMHGNRDFLIGKAFCKAAGATLLKDPCVVQLAGEPVLLMHGDSLCTRDVGYMKLRRILRNPITLFILRHLPLRTRHKLARKLRSESSAQVRMKANDIVDVTPEEVPRVMQEFGVRTLVHGHTHRPAIHKLQIGDQAAKRIVLGDWDKQGWALQVDEQGFQLAAFDFVNPQLALPGN; this is encoded by the coding sequence GTGATATTGCTGATTTCAGATTTGCATCTGGAAGAGGAGCGCCCGGATATTACCCGGGCGTTTCTGGATTTACTGAACGGCCGCGCCCGTTCCGCCCAGGCGTTGTACATTCTGGGGGACTTCTTCGAAGCCTGGATTGGCGACGATGGGATGACGCCCTTCCAGCGCTCGATTTGCGAGGCTCTGCGCGAGCTGAGCGATAGCGGCACCCAGATTTTCATCATGCATGGCAATCGGGATTTCCTGATCGGCAAGGCGTTCTGCAAAGCCGCAGGCGCTACCTTGCTCAAGGACCCGTGTGTGGTGCAGCTCGCAGGCGAGCCCGTGCTATTGATGCACGGCGATAGCCTGTGTACCCGCGACGTCGGCTATATGAAGCTGCGGCGCATCCTGCGTAACCCCATCACCCTGTTTATCCTGCGCCACCTGCCCTTGCGTACCCGGCACAAGCTGGCGCGCAAACTGCGCAGCGAAAGCAGTGCACAGGTGCGGATGAAGGCCAACGACATTGTCGATGTGACACCTGAGGAAGTGCCGCGGGTGATGCAGGAATTTGGCGTGCGGACCCTGGTGCATGGGCACACCCATCGGCCGGCTATTCATAAGTTGCAGATTGGTGATCAAGCGGCCAAGCGCATTGTCCTGGGGGATTGGGACAAGCAGGGTTGGGCGTTGCAGGTGGATGAGCAAGGGTTTCAGTTGGCGGCGTTTGACTTCGTCAATCCGCAGTTGGCCTTGCCTGGAAACTGA
- a CDS encoding efflux transporter outer membrane subunit — MNNRALRAGLSLVLVAMTVAGCANYSGLDTEGKRLEANNLQAGKSLSGVTLSPAAWPKADWWKSLGDPQLDGLIHEALRDSPDMQVASARAHQAEAAAYAADAARMPTLDASAGVSRSRLAKDQDPQGVGGTYATVRNISAGFNYNFDLWGGQRAAWEAALGQARAAEVDQQAAQLTLAADVARAYSDLGRAHIVRDLANDDLKRTRQMLDLSKRRLSSGIDSQYQYQQTESLEASSESQLIDAEKTLQSAKITLAVLLGKGPDRGNELSRPNVLKPSAVAVPSVLPAELLGRRPDLIAARWRVEAASKNIVAGKANFYPNLNLSASAGAESLLGDAMFGSASRFFSIAPTVSLPIFDGGRLRADLDSRDADYDLAVAQYNKSLVKALGDVSDSLSQLRDIGRQIQAQQHATDIAQESYNTVVQRYGSGIGNYLDVLSIEQQLLQAQRQLASLNAEQIDLSIQLMQALGGGFHADNVASTTPATRTE, encoded by the coding sequence ATGAACAATCGCGCTTTGCGTGCCGGCCTCAGCCTGGTGCTGGTGGCCATGACTGTCGCCGGTTGTGCCAATTACAGTGGCTTGGACACAGAAGGCAAACGCCTCGAAGCCAATAACCTGCAAGCTGGCAAATCCCTCAGTGGCGTGACTCTGTCGCCTGCCGCCTGGCCAAAAGCCGACTGGTGGAAAAGCCTCGGCGACCCACAGCTCGACGGCCTGATCCACGAAGCCCTGCGCGACAGCCCCGACATGCAAGTGGCCAGCGCTCGTGCCCATCAGGCCGAAGCTGCTGCCTATGCCGCCGATGCCGCACGCATGCCGACCCTGGATGCCAGCGCAGGTGTCAGCCGTTCGCGCCTGGCCAAGGATCAGGACCCGCAAGGGGTTGGCGGTACTTACGCCACCGTGCGCAACATCAGTGCGGGCTTCAATTACAACTTCGACCTGTGGGGCGGTCAGCGTGCCGCCTGGGAAGCTGCGCTGGGCCAGGCTCGCGCCGCCGAAGTCGACCAGCAGGCCGCTCAACTGACCTTGGCTGCCGATGTCGCACGGGCCTACAGCGACCTGGGCCGCGCCCATATCGTTCGGGACCTGGCCAATGACGACCTCAAGCGCACCCGGCAAATGCTCGACCTGAGCAAGCGTCGGCTGAGTTCCGGGATCGACAGCCAGTACCAATATCAGCAAACCGAAAGTCTGGAAGCCAGCTCCGAGTCGCAACTGATCGACGCCGAGAAAACCCTGCAAAGCGCCAAGATCACCCTGGCGGTATTGCTGGGCAAAGGCCCGGACCGTGGCAATGAATTGAGCCGTCCGAATGTCCTCAAGCCCAGCGCCGTCGCCGTGCCTTCGGTGCTGCCGGCCGAGTTGTTGGGGCGTCGCCCAGACCTGATTGCCGCCCGCTGGCGGGTGGAGGCGGCGAGCAAGAACATCGTTGCCGGCAAAGCCAACTTCTATCCCAACCTCAACCTGAGCGCGAGCGCCGGGGCCGAGTCGTTGCTGGGGGATGCGATGTTCGGTTCCGCCAGCCGGTTCTTCAGCATTGCCCCGACGGTGTCGCTGCCGATTTTCGATGGCGGCCGCCTGCGCGCCGACCTCGATTCCCGCGATGCCGATTACGACCTGGCGGTGGCCCAGTACAACAAAAGCCTGGTGAAAGCCCTGGGGGATGTCAGCGACAGCCTCTCGCAGTTGCGCGATATCGGCCGGCAGATTCAGGCCCAGCAACATGCGACGGACATTGCCCAGGAGTCCTACAACACCGTGGTTCAGCGTTACGGCTCAGGTATCGGTAATTACCTGGACGTGCTCAGCATCGAGCAGCAATTGCTGCAGGCCCAACGTCAGTTGGCCAGCCTGAATGCCGAGCAAATCGATCTTTCGATTCAATTGATGCAGGCCCTGGGCGGCGGGTTTCACGCCGATAACGTGGCGTCGACCACCCCAGCCACGCGCACTGAATAA